In Flavobacteriales bacterium, a genomic segment contains:
- a CDS encoding type I restriction enzyme HsdR N-terminal domain-containing protein, translating to MELTLPSYTFNIRLQGGRQEVFDPVRKRFIAFTPEESIRQHWIRYLTEEIQVPKGRMSVESGLSYNRLKKRTDLVVHDSFGKPLLLLECKAPQVAITESVFQQAAVYHSRLQVRYMLLSNGNQHVLCKLPDANQPLQFLNRLPSYEMLML from the coding sequence ATGGAACTGACATTACCCTCCTATACCTTCAATATCAGATTGCAAGGCGGAAGACAGGAAGTTTTTGATCCGGTCAGAAAACGGTTCATTGCATTCACACCTGAGGAGAGCATCCGTCAGCATTGGATTCGTTACCTTACAGAAGAAATCCAGGTGCCCAAGGGGCGCATGTCGGTTGAATCCGGGTTGAGCTATAACCGTCTCAAAAAAAGGACGGACCTGGTGGTGCATGATTCATTTGGAAAGCCTTTGTTGCTACTTGAATGCAAAGCTCCTCAGGTGGCAATCACTGAAAGCGTATTTCAGCAGGCAGCCGTTTACCATTCCCGGCTTCAAGTACGTTACATGCTTTTATCTAACGGAAACCAACACGTTCTCTGCAAACTTCCCGATGCAAACCAGCCCCTGCAATTCCTGAACCGCCTCCCTTCCTATGAGATGCTGATGCTGTGA